Proteins from one Gimesia maris genomic window:
- a CDS encoding phytanoyl-CoA dioxygenase family protein: MAESKEFKAVPLEDELSQIERDLKFYPSTTTDPQVLTSSQIEQFNQDGYLRSLPVFNEQEVQENREYFDRLLESVIAAGGDSYSISTAHMKYGKVYDLLTHPQIVAYVKDLLGENVIAWGSHFFCKMPQDGKSVAWHQDASYWPLSPSKAVTVWLAIDDADPENANMRFIAGSHHHGHMTYRPSGSHEDNVLNQTIENAEQYGTPVDDTLQAGEISIHSDLLLHGSEANQSDRRRCGLTLRYCAADVRAGMDWNAKGVIVSGADPSGHWLNPARPEND, from the coding sequence ATGGCTGAATCGAAAGAATTCAAGGCTGTTCCGCTTGAAGACGAATTATCACAGATCGAACGCGACCTGAAATTCTACCCTTCTACAACCACTGATCCCCAAGTACTCACATCCAGCCAGATTGAACAGTTCAACCAGGATGGTTACCTGCGCAGCCTGCCTGTCTTCAACGAACAGGAAGTTCAGGAAAATCGGGAGTACTTCGACCGTCTGCTGGAATCCGTGATTGCCGCCGGCGGTGACAGTTATTCCATCAGCACCGCACACATGAAATATGGCAAAGTCTACGACCTGCTGACGCACCCCCAAATCGTCGCATATGTCAAAGACCTGCTGGGGGAAAATGTCATCGCCTGGGGATCTCACTTTTTCTGTAAAATGCCCCAGGATGGGAAATCGGTGGCCTGGCACCAGGATGCCAGCTACTGGCCGCTCTCCCCTTCCAAAGCCGTCACGGTCTGGCTGGCCATTGATGATGCCGACCCGGAAAATGCCAACATGCGTTTCATCGCCGGCAGTCATCACCACGGCCACATGACCTATCGCCCCAGTGGTTCGCATGAAGACAACGTACTCAACCAGACCATCGAAAACGCAGAGCAGTACGGCACTCCCGTTGATGACACGCTGCAGGCCGGCGAAATTTCGATTCACTCCGATCTGTTGCTGCATGGCTCGGAAGCCAACCAGTCGGATCGCAGGCGTTGTGGCCTGACCCTTAGATACTGTGCTGCCGACGTCCGGGCCGGCATGGACTGGAATGCCAAAGGCGTGATTGTCTCTGGCGCCGATCCCTCGGGACACTGGTTAAATCCAGCGCGTCCTGAAAACGACTAA
- a CDS encoding MotA/TolQ/ExbB proton channel family protein, which translates to MIKLNSNQQYSTGSSADLQRGTQLRFLVKLLVICGLWLILTPDSSPAQERLPKVVESVNGELVEVKDPNGPLPEALEQMERGTKIPFTPQEIIEELKYFLLPFVIASIISMWFIIERLVILRSGRVIPRHFVTRFLKLLKDGKLNSRSALKLCDENPSPIASVFAHGIRKWGKPSVEVEQAIIDGGERQLSQLRKHLRVINGVATVAPLMGLLGTVIGMILAFNDIANSSAMGKAEELAGGIALALLTTALGLGIAIPSLIMYMYLAGRVDGLVMEMDQSAQDLVHLISAEGLAASAASRKSTSTAPANTSKTKAKPDKTTSTS; encoded by the coding sequence ATGATCAAATTAAACAGTAACCAGCAATACTCAACAGGTTCCTCTGCCGACCTACAGCGCGGTACGCAACTCCGGTTCCTGGTAAAGTTGCTTGTCATCTGTGGACTCTGGCTGATACTGACTCCCGACAGCAGTCCCGCGCAGGAACGGCTGCCTAAGGTTGTGGAATCGGTGAATGGAGAGCTGGTCGAAGTCAAAGATCCCAACGGCCCCCTCCCGGAAGCCTTAGAGCAGATGGAACGGGGAACCAAGATTCCTTTCACCCCCCAGGAAATCATCGAAGAGCTGAAATACTTTCTGCTGCCCTTTGTGATTGCTTCCATTATCTCCATGTGGTTCATCATTGAACGACTGGTGATCCTCAGGTCCGGTCGTGTGATCCCCCGGCATTTCGTCACGCGGTTTCTGAAACTGCTTAAAGACGGTAAACTCAATTCCCGGTCTGCGTTGAAACTGTGTGACGAAAACCCCAGTCCGATCGCCTCGGTTTTTGCGCACGGCATTCGCAAGTGGGGGAAACCCAGCGTCGAAGTCGAACAGGCCATCATCGATGGCGGCGAACGACAGCTCTCTCAACTGCGCAAACATCTGCGTGTCATCAATGGTGTCGCAACGGTCGCCCCGCTGATGGGTCTTTTGGGAACCGTCATCGGTATGATCCTGGCCTTCAACGATATCGCCAACAGCAGTGCCATGGGCAAAGCCGAAGAACTCGCCGGCGGTATCGCGCTGGCGTTGTTGACCACCGCGCTGGGGCTCGGCATCGCCATCCCCTCGCTGATCATGTATATGTACCTGGCCGGCCGCGTTGATGGGCTCGTCATGGAAATGGATCAGTCCGCCCAGGACCTGGTACACCTCATCTCTGCAGAAGGGCTCGCCGCCAGTGCCGCCAGCCGTAAATCGACTTCAACAGCACCAGCGAACACGTCGAAAACCAAAGCCAAGCCGGATAAAACAACGAGCACTTCCTGA
- a CDS encoding tetratricopeptide repeat protein: MMNSRTRNSLNFNQRAPRFCLILLLLSLLPLPLVHADKASDEFQLAIGLYKQNRWELATERFQKYLKDYPTDASVPLAKFYLGLTLVNQQKYQEARTILREFVKQHPQNNNLPDALYRIAECSYLLDDLDAAEKEFTEFLKLYPNHALEEWAYPYFGDVLLRRGKADLAIKSFQRSLERHPKGAMAEDAQFGLASSYLRNKQSDEAEKRFKAIAGQKNHSRGSDAQMSLATSLFDRGQYQSAADAFLELPEKFPESPLGITARLNAGYAYYDLKQYAKAIQQFDLVTKDPKHAANALYWKGVSLKGEQQLPAAITAFELALKSKPSPQQKESTTYQLADALLRSGKPAAAKALFLEVVKQFPKSELADDSLHFAIEAALLTDELAEAEQLSAQFEKTFPQSGLRLHQELLKGRILDAKGKPEDLATAATHFQNVLNESKLENTQLLARLYLARTYQKLKQYDKSIEVLDPYLKDPKAVKTSSEYADALVLQSNNFNSQQKYAEAESLSKEYLKQFPNEVRFNQILANLIILTSKNNKQQEVDQYLKQLQDRKPAGDLLLQTYRQLAERNYEQKQWARAKTFFNEIVKLGSESPEFPAGLSGLAWSEFQLAENAAAAEHFQQFVQKFPESPLTAEAAYMQGRSLENNKQLDAAVDVYQKVLQQFAPSRYAMLSGLQAARTLFQLKKIDEVNLAYEALLQKFPKVDNLDKILDEWALINYEAEQFAKSDEIFRRLITETPDSELADNARLSLAESDLIAGKLEPAAKAFTELQSDPKSDKKVQQVSLYRLIEINLELQKWELVDKFSKELLKRFPENEYAAFAQFHEAEAALYQNQVEIAQAALLKLAAKDRLETLSQEPWYPRVWVLLAETYFRQKKYKEVAETVDRFRTWDPDSPFLYQAEEVLGRSLKNQAKFDEARKVFQQIIDSEHGRRTATAAKCQFLLAETLMIQEKFKEALLAYLQVDIQYKFPEWQAPALYQAAMCHEALNEWPQAQKTYQDYLKRFPEHELVPQAKERLKAVTARISKN, from the coding sequence ATGATGAATTCTCGTACCCGGAACTCACTCAACTTCAATCAACGTGCGCCTCGATTCTGCCTGATCCTGCTTCTGCTGTCGCTCCTGCCGCTCCCATTGGTACACGCCGATAAAGCCTCTGATGAATTCCAGCTGGCCATCGGCCTGTACAAACAGAATCGCTGGGAACTCGCTACCGAAAGGTTTCAGAAGTACCTGAAGGATTACCCCACGGATGCCAGCGTTCCCCTGGCGAAATTTTACCTGGGCCTGACACTCGTCAATCAACAGAAATACCAGGAAGCCCGGACGATCCTCAGGGAGTTCGTCAAACAACATCCGCAAAACAATAACCTGCCTGATGCCCTCTACCGAATTGCCGAATGCAGTTATCTGCTCGACGATCTGGACGCCGCCGAAAAAGAGTTTACGGAATTCCTCAAGCTCTATCCCAATCATGCGCTGGAAGAATGGGCTTATCCCTACTTTGGTGATGTCCTGCTGCGTCGCGGCAAAGCGGACCTGGCGATTAAAAGTTTTCAGCGATCTCTCGAACGTCACCCCAAAGGAGCGATGGCCGAAGACGCACAGTTTGGACTGGCCTCTTCCTACCTCCGCAACAAGCAGAGTGACGAAGCGGAAAAACGATTCAAAGCAATCGCCGGCCAGAAAAATCACTCACGCGGCAGCGACGCCCAGATGTCACTCGCGACTTCCCTGTTCGACCGCGGACAATATCAGTCCGCCGCCGATGCCTTCCTGGAACTTCCTGAGAAATTTCCCGAAAGCCCACTGGGAATCACAGCTCGACTCAATGCTGGCTACGCCTATTACGATCTCAAGCAATATGCCAAAGCGATCCAGCAGTTTGACCTGGTCACCAAAGACCCCAAGCATGCAGCGAACGCATTATACTGGAAGGGAGTCAGTCTCAAAGGCGAACAACAGCTGCCCGCTGCCATCACTGCGTTTGAACTGGCACTCAAATCAAAACCCAGTCCCCAACAGAAAGAGTCAACCACCTATCAGCTGGCCGACGCCCTGCTACGTTCCGGTAAACCCGCCGCAGCCAAGGCATTGTTCCTGGAAGTCGTCAAACAGTTTCCCAAGAGTGAACTGGCAGACGACAGCCTGCATTTTGCCATTGAAGCAGCATTGCTGACAGACGAACTGGCAGAAGCCGAACAGCTTTCCGCCCAGTTTGAAAAAACATTTCCCCAGAGTGGATTACGTCTGCATCAGGAACTGCTCAAAGGGCGTATCCTGGATGCGAAAGGCAAACCCGAAGACCTGGCGACAGCGGCGACTCATTTTCAGAACGTGCTCAATGAGTCCAAGCTGGAGAACACACAACTACTCGCACGGCTCTACCTGGCACGCACTTACCAGAAACTCAAACAGTACGACAAATCCATCGAGGTTCTGGACCCCTATCTCAAAGACCCCAAAGCGGTCAAAACATCCAGCGAATATGCAGACGCCCTGGTACTACAGAGCAACAACTTTAATTCTCAACAGAAATATGCCGAAGCCGAGTCCCTCTCGAAAGAGTATCTGAAGCAGTTCCCCAACGAAGTCCGCTTCAATCAGATCCTGGCGAACCTGATCATCCTCACTTCCAAAAACAACAAGCAGCAGGAAGTCGATCAATATCTCAAACAGTTGCAGGACCGCAAACCCGCAGGGGATCTCCTGCTCCAGACCTATCGCCAGCTGGCGGAACGCAATTATGAACAGAAACAGTGGGCACGCGCCAAAACATTTTTTAACGAGATCGTGAAACTCGGTTCGGAGTCACCCGAATTTCCTGCCGGTCTGTCCGGGTTAGCCTGGAGTGAATTTCAACTCGCAGAAAATGCAGCCGCGGCGGAACACTTCCAGCAGTTCGTCCAGAAATTCCCGGAAAGTCCGCTCACTGCTGAAGCCGCCTATATGCAGGGACGCAGCCTGGAAAACAATAAACAGCTCGATGCTGCCGTCGACGTCTACCAGAAAGTACTTCAGCAGTTCGCCCCTTCCCGTTACGCTATGCTTTCGGGACTGCAGGCCGCTCGCACGTTGTTTCAACTGAAAAAAATTGATGAGGTCAACCTGGCTTATGAAGCGCTCCTGCAGAAATTCCCCAAGGTCGACAATCTTGATAAGATTCTGGACGAATGGGCGCTGATCAATTACGAAGCAGAACAGTTTGCGAAGTCGGACGAAATCTTTCGCAGACTGATAACAGAAACACCCGACAGTGAACTGGCCGATAATGCCCGTCTGAGTCTCGCAGAAAGCGATCTGATCGCCGGGAAACTGGAACCCGCCGCCAAAGCATTCACTGAACTGCAGAGCGACCCCAAATCAGATAAAAAAGTACAACAGGTCTCCCTGTATCGCCTCATCGAAATCAACCTCGAACTCCAGAAATGGGAACTGGTCGACAAATTCTCGAAAGAGTTACTGAAACGCTTTCCTGAAAATGAATACGCGGCGTTTGCCCAGTTCCATGAAGCCGAAGCCGCCCTGTATCAGAATCAGGTGGAGATCGCACAGGCAGCATTATTAAAACTGGCGGCAAAAGACAGATTGGAAACACTCAGCCAGGAACCCTGGTACCCCCGCGTCTGGGTACTGTTGGCGGAAACGTACTTTCGCCAGAAAAAATACAAAGAAGTCGCAGAAACTGTCGACCGCTTCCGCACCTGGGACCCGGACAGTCCGTTTCTGTACCAGGCAGAAGAAGTTCTGGGCAGAAGCCTGAAGAACCAGGCCAAATTTGACGAAGCCCGCAAGGTCTTCCAGCAGATCATCGACTCTGAACACGGTCGACGTACAGCCACAGCCGCCAAATGCCAGTTCCTGCTGGCAGAAACCCTGATGATCCAGGAAAAATTCAAGGAAGCCCTGCTGGCCTATCTGCAGGTGGACATCCAGTATAAATTCCCCGAATGGCAGGCCCCCGCGCTGTATCAGGCGGCCATGTGCCACGAAGCCCTGAACGAATGGCCTCAAGCCCAGAAAACATATCAAGATTATTTGAAGCGTTTTCCGGAGCACGAACTGGTCCCCCAGGCTAAAGAACGACTGAAAGCGGTTACAGCCCGGATCAGCAAAAATTAA
- a CDS encoding glucuronyl esterase domain-containing protein yields MKRLLFLLSLTLLLTPAAHAQRPKPNYDESQVPEFKLPDPLVTQAGKKVDSAEEWNKVRRPEILELFETEVYGKSPARPENMLFEVTSVKNDALGGKAIRKEVSVYFSGKKAGPRMDLLIYLPAKATKPVPVFMGLNFYGNHTITDETDVQINGNWMRASKEKGIVDHKATEDSRGKSSSRWPIETIIDRGYGLVAIYCGDIDPDYDDGFKNGVHALFNSKQKPAPDEWGTISAWAWGLSCALDYLETDKQIDASKVAVIGHSRLGKTSLWAGATDPRFALVISNDSGCGGAALSRRRFGETLHVINNAFPHWFCDNFNKYIDKENDLPVDQHMLISLIAPRPVYVASAEDDQWADPKGEFLSVKYAEPVYKLLGTTGFGAEDMPGVNKPVQKQMGYHIRTGKHDVTDFDWQQYLNFADQHFQGS; encoded by the coding sequence ATGAAACGTCTGTTGTTCCTGCTCAGCCTTACACTGCTGCTGACTCCCGCTGCACACGCACAACGCCCCAAACCCAATTACGATGAGAGCCAGGTCCCGGAATTCAAACTCCCCGATCCGCTCGTCACACAAGCTGGCAAAAAAGTGGATTCCGCCGAGGAATGGAACAAAGTCCGCCGCCCGGAAATTCTGGAACTGTTCGAGACCGAAGTCTACGGCAAAAGTCCTGCACGCCCCGAGAACATGTTGTTCGAAGTGACATCGGTAAAAAACGATGCCCTGGGCGGCAAAGCGATTCGCAAAGAAGTCTCGGTCTATTTCTCCGGCAAAAAAGCAGGGCCGCGGATGGACCTCTTGATCTATCTGCCGGCCAAAGCCACCAAACCGGTTCCCGTCTTTATGGGCCTCAACTTTTACGGCAATCACACTATCACCGATGAAACAGACGTCCAAATCAACGGCAACTGGATGCGGGCCAGCAAAGAAAAAGGCATTGTCGATCACAAAGCGACTGAAGACTCGCGGGGCAAATCTTCGTCACGCTGGCCCATTGAAACCATCATTGATCGTGGTTACGGACTGGTCGCCATCTACTGTGGCGACATTGATCCCGATTACGACGATGGTTTCAAGAACGGCGTTCACGCGCTATTTAATTCCAAACAGAAACCCGCGCCCGATGAATGGGGCACGATCTCTGCCTGGGCCTGGGGCTTGAGCTGTGCCCTGGACTACCTCGAAACCGACAAGCAGATCGACGCCAGCAAAGTCGCGGTGATCGGTCACTCCCGGCTGGGGAAAACGTCCCTCTGGGCAGGCGCAACGGACCCGCGTTTTGCCCTCGTCATTTCGAACGACTCGGGTTGTGGCGGAGCGGCTCTCAGTCGACGTCGCTTTGGTGAAACACTGCACGTCATCAACAACGCCTTCCCGCACTGGTTCTGTGATAATTTCAATAAATATATCGACAAGGAAAACGATCTGCCCGTCGATCAACACATGCTGATCTCTTTAATCGCGCCGCGGCCCGTGTATGTCGCCAGTGCCGAGGACGACCAATGGGCCGACCCGAAGGGGGAATTCCTCTCGGTGAAATATGCGGAACCGGTTTACAAACTGCTGGGAACAACCGGCTTCGGCGCAGAGGACATGCCAGGCGTCAACAAACCTGTGCAGAAACAGATGGGTTATCACATCCGCACCGGCAAACACGATGTGACTGATTTCGACTGGCAGCAGTACCTGAACTTCGCCGACCAGCATTTTCAAGGCAGTTAA
- a CDS encoding formylglycine-generating enzyme family protein, translating into MNAEKREQLLLKLPFDLEAAVSAQEAWARRCRVPLRMTDSLGVESILVPPGEFRCGATKEVNQELERQGFSKIDEPIFDCILTKPMYVGIHRITQNQYWKLMGINPSAYAASGYLASHVEGLDTWQFPVEGVSWYDCIEACNNMSEREGLPAYYRFGEFMLRESSGAISDAEVEIIGGTGYRLLTSAEWEWVARAGTSTVYFYGNEERRPDWKVDIGRPWPVGVEAANNFGIYDLDMFRNEWVFDAYSYEDQVEGPLIDPVDLENEDNERVARGHDSFHRSMEIAGAAESRNFRFCRTIEVEAVRRDD; encoded by the coding sequence ATGAATGCAGAAAAACGAGAACAGTTACTGCTGAAGCTTCCCTTTGATCTAGAGGCGGCTGTTTCAGCTCAGGAAGCATGGGCACGGCGATGTCGCGTTCCACTGCGCATGACAGATTCCCTGGGAGTGGAATCTATTTTAGTTCCGCCGGGCGAATTTCGATGTGGCGCAACTAAAGAGGTTAACCAGGAATTAGAACGTCAGGGGTTTTCAAAAATCGATGAGCCGATTTTTGATTGTATTTTGACGAAGCCCATGTATGTCGGGATCCATCGCATTACCCAGAACCAGTATTGGAAATTGATGGGGATCAATCCGAGTGCTTATGCCGCATCAGGGTATCTGGCTTCGCATGTTGAGGGGCTTGATACGTGGCAGTTTCCGGTTGAAGGTGTCAGCTGGTATGATTGCATCGAGGCGTGTAACAATATGAGCGAACGCGAAGGGCTGCCTGCCTACTATCGATTTGGCGAATTCATGTTACGTGAATCGAGTGGGGCTATTTCTGATGCTGAAGTGGAAATCATCGGAGGCACAGGCTACCGATTACTGACCAGTGCAGAATGGGAATGGGTGGCCCGGGCGGGAACATCGACAGTTTATTTCTATGGAAATGAAGAGCGTCGGCCCGACTGGAAAGTCGATATAGGGCGTCCCTGGCCGGTAGGAGTTGAGGCAGCGAATAATTTCGGCATCTATGACCTGGATATGTTTCGCAACGAGTGGGTATTTGATGCTTATTCTTATGAAGATCAAGTTGAAGGGCCATTGATAGATCCTGTCGATTTAGAAAACGAGGATAACGAGCGGGTAGCGCGCGGGCATGACAGTTTTCATCGAAGTATGGAAATCGCTGGGGCTGCTGAATCACGCAACTTTCGGTTCTGCCGGACGATTGAAGTGGAGGCGGTACGACGCGATGACTGA
- a CDS encoding alpha/beta hydrolase family protein, with protein sequence MHNFTALTRSLLTALLSCLFLTPTNAADRDPAEKPFTVTESYQQLADTMEPLQAWQATNQAEHEAWRKQFHPTVTRILGKMPEPVPLEVKWAEKKEFDTFTRHKVFIRTEAAYWAPVYYFVPHQLKKKVPAIVCMHGHSGIIPYIDEGKTKADKEKTRQSELDYAVYFAKHGYITAAIVMRGWNETAGDQDRGVSHTKRSCLQMTMNALLIGSTPQGQRSWDAMRVIDFLQTQDQVDPDRIAAAGLSGGGATAMYLPILDERVKLTMIAGAFSTYRASYYSMPHCLCQCMPEMMRFGEMSDVVALHAPRPVLLINGIDDKIFPIAAAREGYEKLQQVYQVLDAEENIDADFFQGGHRWSNNKSLDFLKQHFGE encoded by the coding sequence ATGCACAATTTCACTGCTCTCACCCGCAGCCTGCTCACCGCCCTGCTCTCCTGCCTCTTCCTCACCCCGACAAACGCAGCAGATCGTGATCCCGCCGAGAAACCATTCACCGTCACCGAGAGCTATCAACAGCTTGCCGACACAATGGAACCGCTGCAGGCCTGGCAGGCCACCAACCAAGCCGAGCACGAAGCCTGGCGAAAACAGTTTCATCCGACCGTCACCCGCATCCTGGGCAAAATGCCTGAACCGGTCCCCCTGGAAGTCAAGTGGGCCGAAAAGAAAGAGTTCGATACCTTCACCCGCCACAAAGTTTTTATCCGCACCGAAGCCGCCTATTGGGCTCCCGTCTATTATTTCGTCCCTCACCAGTTAAAGAAAAAAGTCCCCGCGATTGTCTGCATGCACGGACACAGCGGCATCATCCCCTACATCGATGAAGGCAAAACCAAGGCCGACAAAGAAAAGACCCGTCAGAGCGAACTCGATTACGCCGTCTACTTCGCGAAGCACGGCTACATCACCGCCGCCATCGTCATGCGGGGCTGGAACGAAACCGCCGGCGACCAGGATCGCGGCGTCTCGCACACCAAACGCAGTTGCCTGCAGATGACCATGAACGCCCTCCTCATCGGCAGTACCCCCCAGGGCCAGCGCAGCTGGGACGCCATGCGCGTCATCGACTTCCTGCAGACCCAGGACCAGGTCGACCCGGACCGCATCGCTGCCGCCGGCTTGTCAGGTGGCGGCGCGACCGCCATGTATCTGCCCATCCTCGACGAGCGTGTCAAACTCACCATGATCGCTGGTGCCTTTTCAACCTACCGTGCCTCCTATTATTCAATGCCACATTGCCTCTGCCAGTGCATGCCCGAGATGATGCGGTTCGGCGAAATGTCCGACGTCGTCGCTTTGCACGCCCCCCGCCCGGTCCTGCTCATCAACGGCATCGACGACAAAATCTTCCCCATCGCAGCCGCCCGCGAGGGATATGAAAAGCTGCAACAGGTCTACCAGGTTCTGGATGCCGAAGAAAACATCGACGCCGACTTCTTTCAGGGTGGCCACCGCTGGTCCAACAACAAAAGCCTCGACTTCCTCAAACAACACTTCGGCGAGTAA
- a CDS encoding Fur family transcriptional regulator: MKNLSQAEEIDEIRTLVRKSGLRSTAARITVIQFLRQATSPLTHAEIAEELTPMGFDKATVYRNLIDLAEAGLVKRTELGDHAWRFELRNPDEPEDAEHPHFVCTECGSVSCLHDVEFKTPKNKQWAAVGKVTEILLKGICSECDEE, translated from the coding sequence ATGAAAAATCTGTCCCAAGCAGAAGAGATTGATGAAATCCGTACGCTGGTTCGCAAGAGCGGCTTACGGAGTACGGCTGCCCGGATCACGGTGATCCAGTTTTTGCGGCAGGCGACTTCACCTCTGACGCATGCTGAGATTGCCGAAGAGCTGACGCCGATGGGCTTCGATAAAGCCACCGTGTACCGCAACCTGATCGATCTGGCGGAAGCGGGACTGGTCAAGCGAACCGAACTGGGGGATCATGCCTGGCGGTTCGAACTGCGGAACCCCGATGAACCGGAAGACGCCGAGCATCCGCATTTTGTCTGCACCGAATGTGGCAGTGTTTCCTGCCTGCACGATGTCGAATTCAAGACACCGAAAAACAAGCAGTGGGCAGCGGTGGGCAAGGTGACCGAAATTTTACTCAAAGGCATCTGCAGCGAATGCGACGAAGAATAA
- a CDS encoding ZIP family metal transporter, with the protein MKPLSPFKNDVRITLLLLTIPLLVFLITPGFFLTHPTMAAEHEHVHTENEIQKTAVAKTDVTRPVDNSWSYTLLGIYCVVIVGSSLLGGWLPSLVRLTHTRMETLISFVGGLMLGIGVFHLLPHAVAEMGSIDRAVWWMMAGVITLFFLLRTFHFHQHGTVELEEEEGHTHDHDHDCDHHHAHAPVHSHTHAHSHHLSWVGIAFGLALHTLIDGLALGASIVAEQHHEVFLSLFGLGTFLAIALHKPLDAVSITSLMAASGWSAGWRNAVNIGFSLMCPLGALLFFLGVQQFSENQHIIIGCALAFSAGVFLCISLGDLLPEMEFHSHNRFRLSFVLLLGIALAYGIGFLEPEHAHEHGGHSHGPEATETEHGHSHSH; encoded by the coding sequence ATGAAACCGCTTTCACCTTTTAAAAACGACGTGAGAATCACGCTCCTGTTATTAACGATTCCGCTGCTCGTCTTTCTGATCACTCCTGGTTTCTTTCTCACGCATCCCACCATGGCGGCGGAACATGAGCATGTCCACACCGAGAACGAAATTCAGAAAACCGCTGTCGCAAAAACAGATGTAACCAGGCCCGTTGACAACTCATGGTCCTACACCCTGTTGGGTATTTACTGTGTCGTCATCGTCGGTTCTTCATTACTGGGGGGCTGGTTGCCTTCCCTGGTCCGTTTAACACACACCCGCATGGAAACTCTGATCAGCTTTGTCGGCGGACTCATGCTGGGAATCGGCGTCTTTCATCTGCTGCCGCATGCTGTCGCCGAAATGGGATCGATCGACCGGGCCGTCTGGTGGATGATGGCAGGAGTGATCACCCTGTTCTTCCTGTTGCGTACCTTTCATTTTCATCAGCATGGAACCGTCGAACTGGAGGAAGAAGAGGGTCACACACACGACCACGATCATGATTGTGACCATCATCACGCGCATGCTCCCGTGCATTCTCATACGCACGCGCACTCGCATCATCTGAGCTGGGTCGGCATTGCCTTCGGCCTGGCATTGCATACCCTGATTGACGGACTGGCGCTCGGTGCCAGCATCGTTGCTGAGCAGCATCACGAAGTCTTCCTCTCCCTGTTCGGGCTGGGAACCTTTCTGGCGATCGCCTTACACAAACCGTTAGACGCCGTTTCCATTACCTCACTGATGGCCGCCAGTGGCTGGTCGGCAGGCTGGAGGAACGCGGTGAATATCGGCTTCTCGCTGATGTGCCCGCTGGGAGCCCTTCTGTTTTTTCTGGGAGTGCAGCAGTTTTCAGAAAACCAGCACATCATTATCGGTTGTGCCCTCGCTTTTTCCGCAGGCGTCTTCCTCTGTATCTCGCTGGGAGACCTGCTGCCCGAAATGGAGTTCCATTCGCATAACCGCTTCCGGCTCTCCTTTGTACTGCTGCTGGGCATCGCCCTCGCATATGGCATCGGCTTCCTCGAGCCGGAACACGCACACGAGCATGGCGGCCATTCACACGGACCGGAAGCGACCGAAACGGAACACGGTCATTCACATTCTCACTGA